The Nocardioides campestrisoli genome includes a window with the following:
- a CDS encoding sigma-70 family RNA polymerase sigma factor, translating to MTRSIPTPGSAADLYGRVELVLPRAADADAKALVHLYDLTAGRVLGLVSRVVGPGEEAHELTVDVYAAVWEGDVEVPPGAGLPWLLHLAHSTAVAASRAAGPRRGGARAFPPDRSWLVGLAEDEREALSEVYLGGRGVEEADRRLGWSAGTAVRTVHRAMLHLAELHRDPALAAPSVPAARTASTGVAV from the coding sequence ATGACGAGGAGCATCCCCACCCCCGGCTCGGCGGCCGACCTGTACGGACGGGTCGAGCTCGTGCTCCCCCGCGCCGCCGACGCCGACGCGAAGGCGCTGGTCCACCTCTACGACCTCACCGCGGGTCGGGTGCTCGGGTTGGTCTCCCGCGTGGTCGGTCCCGGCGAGGAGGCGCACGAGCTCACCGTCGACGTCTACGCGGCCGTGTGGGAGGGGGACGTCGAGGTGCCACCGGGCGCCGGGCTCCCCTGGCTGCTCCACCTCGCACACAGCACCGCGGTGGCCGCGAGCCGCGCTGCCGGTCCCCGTCGGGGTGGCGCTCGGGCCTTCCCCCCGGACCGGAGCTGGCTGGTCGGCCTCGCCGAGGACGAGCGGGAGGCGCTCTCGGAGGTCTACCTCGGCGGGCGTGGCGTGGAGGAGGCGGACCGCCGCCTCGGGTGGTCGGCCGGCACCGCCGTCCGGACCGTGCACCGCGCGATGCTGCACCTCGCCGAGCTGCACCGCGACCCGGCGCTCGCGGCGCCGTCCGTGCCGGCCGCGCGGACCGCCAGTACGGGGGTGGCGGTGTGA
- a CDS encoding alpha/beta fold hydrolase, whose product MPHTRTGIAYERGGPRGRVPVVLVHAGVADRRMWDAPWSGLVTERDVVRLDLRGFGESVEPPTGPLSPVDDLLELLDSLGIGRCHLVGASFGAGVAVEAAVTRPELAESLLLSAPGGSLIAEATDQLRDFLAAEEGALADDDLDAAVEANVRWWLDGPHRAAGTAPAAMRAEVAAMQRLAFEITSSWGPVEERELDPPVLTRLGEVVAPTLVLVGAQDLDAIADTAARVASGVPGARTIEWPDAAHLPSVEHPDRFLELLRGWLEESPQTRGTNR is encoded by the coding sequence ATGCCGCACACCCGGACCGGAATCGCCTACGAACGAGGCGGTCCCCGCGGCCGGGTGCCCGTGGTGCTCGTCCACGCAGGCGTGGCGGACCGGCGCATGTGGGACGCACCGTGGTCGGGGCTGGTGACCGAGCGCGACGTGGTCCGGCTGGACCTGCGCGGCTTCGGGGAGTCGGTCGAGCCGCCGACCGGGCCGCTGTCGCCCGTCGACGACCTGCTCGAGCTCCTCGACTCGCTGGGCATCGGGCGGTGCCACCTCGTGGGCGCCTCCTTCGGCGCGGGGGTCGCGGTCGAGGCCGCGGTGACGCGGCCCGAGCTGGCCGAGAGCCTGCTCCTGAGCGCTCCCGGCGGCTCGCTGATCGCCGAGGCGACCGACCAGCTGCGCGACTTCCTCGCCGCCGAGGAGGGGGCTCTCGCGGACGACGACCTGGACGCCGCCGTCGAGGCGAACGTGCGCTGGTGGCTCGACGGACCGCACCGTGCCGCGGGCACCGCGCCGGCGGCGATGCGGGCTGAGGTGGCCGCGATGCAGCGTCTGGCCTTCGAGATCACCTCGTCGTGGGGCCCGGTCGAGGAGCGCGAGCTCGACCCGCCGGTGCTCACCCGGCTGGGAGAGGTCGTGGCACCCACCCTCGTGCTCGTCGGGGCGCAGGACCTCGACGCCATCGCGGACACCGCGGCCCGGGTCGCCTCCGGCGTGCCCGGGGCCCGCACCATCGAGTGGCCGGACGCGGCGCACCTGCCCTCCGTGGAGCACCCGGACCGCTTCCTGGAGCTGCTGCGAGGCTGGCTGG